A stretch of the Pseudoalteromonas ulvae UL12 genome encodes the following:
- a CDS encoding Wzz/FepE/Etk N-terminal domain-containing protein, producing MSQANNSAEQADHQPLDLIALWLVLWRSKWSIIGFTIAFTCAAVVYSLQLPNIYKSSVLLSPQESQDSGLSGLAGQFGGLASVAGINLAGGNNDTAMHIEIIKSKDFLYDFFNKHNIAPLLFAVKEWDKNTEQLIFDELRYDGQLHVWQINNEKNESFEPSQYDVYERFLKLLSIFQNKTTGLVTIEFEHQSPSVAKNILDLIVADINELMRQTEINDKQKSIEFLGMQLTKTSIAEMKNVFYSIIEEQTKLMLLAEVRKDFVFKVIDSPIVEERKSSPNRAIICIASLLFGGLISCLVCLVLHFYRSFKTA from the coding sequence ATGAGTCAAGCAAACAACTCGGCAGAACAAGCTGATCATCAGCCTCTAGATTTAATTGCACTATGGTTAGTTCTTTGGCGCAGTAAATGGAGTATTATCGGTTTTACGATAGCTTTTACTTGTGCTGCGGTCGTATATTCACTTCAGTTACCAAATATTTATAAATCGAGTGTTTTACTGTCACCTCAGGAGTCTCAGGATTCAGGTCTGTCTGGTTTAGCTGGGCAATTTGGTGGATTGGCAAGTGTTGCGGGAATAAATTTGGCAGGTGGCAATAATGATACTGCGATGCATATTGAAATTATTAAGTCAAAAGACTTCTTATATGACTTTTTTAATAAGCATAATATTGCACCTTTGCTGTTTGCGGTCAAAGAGTGGGATAAAAATACTGAACAATTAATTTTTGATGAGCTGCGTTATGATGGCCAATTGCATGTTTGGCAAATCAATAATGAGAAAAATGAAAGTTTTGAGCCCTCACAATATGATGTTTATGAGCGATTTTTAAAGCTCTTATCTATCTTCCAAAATAAAACGACGGGTTTGGTTACGATTGAGTTCGAGCATCAATCACCGAGCGTAGCAAAAAATATTCTAGACTTAATTGTTGCTGATATTAATGAACTCATGCGACAAACAGAGATTAATGATAAGCAAAAAAGCATTGAATTTTTAGGTATGCAGCTAACTAAAACCAGCATAGCTGAAATGAAAAATGTATTTTACAGCATTATAGAAGAGCAAACTAAGTTGATGCTTTTGGCTGAAGTACGAAAAGACTTTGTTTTCAAGGTCATTGATAGTCCAATTGTTGAGGAGCGAAAGTCTTCACCTAATAGAGCTATTATTTGTATCGCATCACTGTTATTTGGCGGCTTAATTAGTTGTTTAGTTTGTTTGGTGCTTCATTTTTATAGAAGTTTCAAAACAGCTTAA
- a CDS encoding EpsG family protein → MNNLAIRELSPVDSIRNRLALCGFGVSVLLILWFIVPTILWLALTFLFALSFHQSYRSNTLALVVSATLAFLVSSRYVGFLWGGADDMPSYFMAYQNYRDYSGMLATSLIYAKHADFLFGLFSWAVAAVSDNHAFIYYFVTLFLTYVLIWCFFKMTGVANPFLCFLLTVLFYKLFQSQWHLIRACMAIPILLSGILLARNNFKKGFLIFIIGGLFHFSTFFMLFPLLLLGRYLDKKWQAADIIKFLVLFFGAVIGVVLSVKLLSATTSNYMLNKIATRLVFEPSFAKAPTFLFMLIINIAAIPGYLRTSNIHFFRVFNIFSFINFLCLCAIFVIGDELHRILLPLYLLYPLVLFYACEYLNPKPLLYVFIVGLISFLLFAFTYVIWINESNFYYLAPLEKHPLEFNGVDHVRHFKTYLIEDITYYDGYRNK, encoded by the coding sequence GTGAATAATCTTGCTATCCGAGAATTAAGCCCTGTTGATAGTATCCGTAACAGGTTGGCGTTGTGTGGCTTTGGGGTCTCGGTATTACTTATTCTATGGTTTATTGTCCCTACTATTCTTTGGCTCGCTTTAACATTCCTATTTGCATTATCTTTTCATCAATCTTATCGAAGCAACACGCTTGCTTTGGTGGTATCTGCTACCTTAGCATTTTTAGTTTCTAGTCGGTATGTTGGTTTTTTATGGGGAGGAGCTGATGATATGCCTTCCTATTTTATGGCCTATCAGAATTATAGAGACTATTCAGGTATGCTGGCTACTTCGCTAATTTATGCAAAACATGCGGATTTTTTGTTTGGTTTGTTTAGTTGGGCTGTTGCCGCAGTAAGTGATAATCATGCGTTTATATATTACTTCGTAACGTTATTCCTTACTTATGTGCTGATATGGTGCTTTTTTAAAATGACAGGTGTAGCAAACCCCTTTTTGTGTTTTTTATTAACAGTCCTGTTTTATAAGCTTTTCCAAAGTCAGTGGCACTTAATTCGTGCCTGTATGGCTATTCCAATTCTGTTATCTGGAATTTTGCTCGCAAGGAATAACTTTAAGAAAGGTTTTTTGATATTTATAATTGGTGGTTTATTTCATTTCTCGACATTTTTTATGTTGTTTCCTCTGTTACTTTTAGGTCGCTATTTAGACAAAAAGTGGCAGGCTGCTGACATTATTAAGTTTTTAGTACTCTTTTTTGGGGCTGTAATAGGTGTTGTATTATCAGTTAAGCTCCTTAGCGCTACAACAAGTAATTATATGCTCAATAAAATTGCAACACGGCTGGTATTCGAGCCGAGCTTTGCTAAAGCGCCAACCTTCCTGTTTATGTTGATAATCAACATTGCTGCAATACCTGGTTACTTACGCACTTCAAATATTCACTTTTTTAGAGTATTTAACATTTTCAGCTTCATTAATTTTTTGTGCTTGTGTGCCATTTTTGTAATTGGGGATGAGCTGCATCGTATTTTATTACCTTTGTATCTTCTTTACCCCTTAGTGCTTTTTTATGCCTGTGAGTATTTAAATCCAAAGCCTCTGTTATATGTTTTTATTGTTGGATTGATTAGTTTCCTGCTATTTGCATTTACTTATGTCATTTGGATAAATGAAAGTAACTTTTATTATCTTGCCCCTTTGGAAAAACACCCATTAGAATTTAATGGTGTAGATCATGTAAGGCATTTTAAAACCTATCTTATTGAAGATATTACTTATTACGATGGTTACAGAAATAAGTAA
- a CDS encoding glycosyltransferase family 2 protein, with the protein MAQLVSIIIPTYKRASALPQAISSVKAQTYSNWELLIVDDNHPESVERLETERVMAGFTDDANIRYIQHEKNLGACTARNTGLDHASGIYVAYLDDDDLWHQEKLEKQVNALLASQVSFCYSDMELSYQGRIKYFSCVPDKNLYLRLLNQGFGICTSALLIKREALNAIGGFDDSLPSMQDYDLLLRLSKAFDAVHIPEALLIYQLAEDGISCNPDSKVKGHQGIINKYQAEYLSLGLHKGLSRQFESLGDFQLRSSQRIKAISSYWKGLCLSPFNPRLLCKLLIGGLCGKKPLESYLQYRQDKSSKKVSE; encoded by the coding sequence ATGGCTCAGTTAGTCAGCATTATTATACCTACATACAAGCGTGCGAGCGCATTGCCCCAAGCTATCTCGAGTGTTAAAGCGCAAACATATTCTAATTGGGAGCTATTGATTGTAGATGATAACCATCCTGAGTCTGTTGAGCGATTAGAAACTGAACGTGTAATGGCTGGATTTACTGACGATGCTAATATCCGCTATATCCAGCATGAAAAAAATCTTGGTGCATGCACTGCGCGTAATACTGGGTTGGACCATGCAAGCGGTATTTATGTTGCTTATTTAGATGACGATGATCTGTGGCATCAAGAAAAGTTAGAAAAGCAAGTTAATGCCTTACTTGCTTCGCAAGTTTCATTTTGTTACTCAGATATGGAGCTTTCTTATCAGGGGAGAATCAAATACTTTTCCTGTGTCCCAGATAAAAATCTTTACTTACGTCTTTTGAATCAAGGGTTTGGTATTTGTACTTCAGCGCTATTAATCAAAAGGGAAGCGCTCAATGCAATTGGTGGTTTTGATGATTCACTTCCAAGTATGCAAGATTATGATTTACTTCTGCGATTGAGTAAGGCCTTTGATGCGGTTCATATACCAGAAGCATTATTAATTTATCAGTTGGCTGAAGATGGTATTTCATGTAACCCTGACTCAAAAGTGAAAGGCCATCAAGGAATAATAAATAAGTACCAAGCAGAGTATCTATCGTTGGGCCTTCATAAAGGGTTATCGCGCCAGTTTGAGAGTTTAGGTGATTTTCAGTTGCGCAGTTCACAGCGTATCAAAGCAATATCTAGTTACTGGAAAGGGCTATGCTTATCACCATTTAATCCAAGATTATTATGTAAGTTATTAATTGGTGGATTGTGTGGTAAAAAACCATTGGAGTCATATTTACAATATAGACAAGATAAATCATCTAAAAAGGTTTCAGAATGA
- a CDS encoding glycosyltransferase family 4 protein, whose product MKSILLISNMGPSEQHPNSGIFIANQYNELRKNKELSFDYFYLTQDKKHGLAKILRYPLFLWQFISKYIFNHKKIDLIHVHFYYPNIILAALYKLLRNRKLRIVVTFHGSDIYYYTPAKSSYRFFSLFVDQYIFVSSELKKRFYKAVDGRVISAGALDLFYKLTSEKDKKYDLLFVGHLDFNKGIDRLLKLADSLENSVRIAVVGQGDSTVLDQYINNGSIAYLGPQTPDRLKEIYSQSRFLLNLSRNESFGLVLTEAMAQGVPVIATQTDGAATQISDNENGFLLKNDCKWLQDDGVAIIKQVLNSNQLKYKILSQKAAESAQRHKLSNITNELITIYNDLL is encoded by the coding sequence TTGAAATCAATTTTATTAATTTCCAATATGGGGCCTAGTGAACAGCACCCTAATTCAGGTATTTTTATTGCAAATCAATATAATGAACTTAGAAAAAATAAAGAGTTATCTTTTGATTATTTTTATTTAACTCAAGATAAAAAGCACGGCTTAGCAAAGATTTTGCGTTACCCTTTATTTTTATGGCAGTTTATTTCTAAGTATATTTTTAATCACAAAAAAATAGACTTAATCCATGTGCATTTTTATTATCCCAATATTATATTGGCTGCACTGTATAAGTTATTGCGAAACAGAAAGCTGCGTATTGTCGTGACATTTCATGGCAGCGATATTTATTACTATACTCCTGCGAAGAGCAGTTATCGTTTTTTCTCTCTATTTGTTGATCAATATATTTTTGTGAGCTCAGAACTTAAAAAGCGCTTTTATAAAGCAGTTGATGGGCGAGTTATTTCGGCAGGTGCACTCGACCTATTTTATAAATTAACGAGTGAGAAAGATAAAAAATATGACTTATTATTTGTTGGTCATTTAGATTTTAACAAAGGAATTGACCGTCTTTTAAAGCTTGCTGATAGCCTGGAAAATTCTGTTAGAATTGCAGTTGTTGGTCAAGGTGATTCTACTGTTTTAGATCAGTATATTAATAATGGAAGCATTGCATATTTAGGCCCCCAAACGCCCGATAGGTTGAAGGAAATCTATTCGCAAAGCCGTTTCTTACTTAATTTATCAAGAAATGAGTCATTTGGGCTCGTTTTAACTGAAGCGATGGCTCAAGGAGTGCCTGTAATTGCTACTCAGACAGATGGTGCTGCAACACAAATTAGTGATAATGAGAATGGCTTCTTATTAAAAAATGACTGCAAATGGTTACAAGATGATGGTGTGGCAATTATCAAACAAGTGCTTAATAGCAATCAGCTGAAGTATAAAATTTTATCTCAAAAAGCCGCCGAATCGGCACAACGACATAAATTATCAAACATAACGAATGAATTGATAACTATTTATAACGACTTATTATAA
- a CDS encoding WecB/TagA/CpsF family glycosyltransferase, with the protein MTNNVNIGEIEVSSFDSIDSLIEKEIILDTGIKPGVAIAINPEKVIAARHDFSIMQILNQATLKYPDGAGVAFVMSKKLNKKVPRIPGCELWERLMYRSAETQVPVYLLGASEEVISTTKEKLISQGVNVVGYQNGFFDHSNPESVIKAISDSGAKIVSVALGSPKQELFIFECKKFMPDVFFMGVGGTYDVFTNNVKRAPKMFRLLNLEWLYRLLSQPSRLFRQGRLVEYIGLYLKGRL; encoded by the coding sequence ATGACGAATAATGTGAATATTGGTGAAATTGAGGTTTCAAGTTTTGATTCAATAGACTCTTTAATAGAAAAAGAAATTATCTTAGATACCGGTATAAAACCAGGGGTGGCGATAGCAATTAACCCAGAGAAAGTGATCGCTGCAAGACATGATTTCTCGATCATGCAGATTCTTAATCAGGCTACTTTAAAATATCCAGATGGTGCTGGTGTCGCTTTTGTTATGAGTAAAAAGCTTAATAAAAAAGTTCCCCGGATCCCTGGTTGTGAGTTGTGGGAACGACTAATGTATCGCTCTGCCGAAACACAAGTGCCCGTATATCTTCTTGGTGCGAGTGAAGAGGTTATTTCTACTACAAAAGAAAAGCTTATTTCACAAGGGGTTAATGTTGTCGGCTATCAGAATGGTTTTTTTGATCATTCAAATCCTGAATCGGTTATTAAGGCTATCTCAGATTCGGGAGCAAAAATAGTATCAGTAGCACTAGGTTCTCCAAAACAAGAGCTTTTTATATTTGAATGTAAAAAGTTTATGCCTGATGTATTTTTTATGGGTGTAGGCGGTACTTATGATGTATTTACGAATAACGTGAAACGAGCTCCAAAAATGTTTAGATTGCTAAATTTGGAATGGCTATATAGATTGCTCAGCCAGCCATCTCGCTTGTTCAGACAAGGAAGGCTTGTAGAATATATAGGTCTTTATTTGAAAGGGCGCTTGTAG
- a CDS encoding MerR family transcriptional regulator yields MALMTIEQVAEFLGVQVERVKRLERESLLTSKDKDDAGNPMFNDQDVQRYKELAERIGGI; encoded by the coding sequence ATGGCACTAATGACAATTGAACAAGTGGCTGAGTTTTTAGGTGTACAAGTAGAACGTGTAAAGCGCTTAGAGCGCGAGAGCTTATTAACCAGCAAAGACAAAGACGATGCTGGTAACCCAATGTTTAACGATCAAGATGTACAGCGTTACAAAGAGTTAGCCGAACGCATCGGTGGGATTTAA
- a CDS encoding phosphotransferase, whose amino-acid sequence MHPFNCSETGPFPAIVTEIFTEYLPQESVQSLTYQPQGLSNDNYCLVTDKHTYLLKFYRHPLPAAQLKTQQTLSQLDLCPQVIAVDTHNNAALFDYFEGEKCTHFEVNKLVNLLSTLHKHRDSGQPLIVCDNFKHYQHLPEYAFFNELISELKSSLSQYPVQIGYCHNDLELSNILRYQNGHHDRWFLIDFEYAHNNDVFFDLAAMSVSFSLTDTQKDEFLRAYLTANNIELDFLQAQKKLVTYQLIYLLLCYFWYVSRQLDSQAKLTWTQITQLQNAQN is encoded by the coding sequence ATGCACCCATTTAATTGCTCTGAAACAGGGCCTTTTCCTGCCATTGTTACTGAAATTTTCACTGAATACCTACCCCAAGAGTCAGTGCAAAGCCTCACTTACCAGCCTCAAGGACTCAGTAACGACAACTATTGTTTAGTCACCGATAAGCATACCTATTTGCTGAAGTTTTATCGTCACCCCCTACCTGCGGCGCAATTAAAAACACAACAAACCTTATCGCAACTCGATCTTTGCCCTCAGGTCATCGCCGTTGATACGCACAATAATGCTGCATTATTTGACTACTTCGAAGGTGAAAAATGTACTCACTTTGAAGTAAATAAACTGGTAAACCTACTCAGTACCCTTCACAAACATCGGGATTCGGGCCAACCCTTAATTGTCTGCGATAACTTTAAACACTATCAACACCTTCCTGAATACGCATTTTTTAACGAATTAATCTCTGAACTGAAAAGCTCTCTCAGCCAATATCCGGTGCAGATTGGTTATTGCCACAATGATTTAGAGCTCAGCAATATACTCAGATATCAAAACGGACACCATGACAGATGGTTTTTAATCGATTTTGAGTATGCTCACAATAATGATGTTTTTTTTGACTTAGCAGCAATGAGTGTGAGTTTTTCACTCACGGATACTCAAAAAGATGAGTTTCTAAGGGCTTATTTAACTGCTAACAATATTGAGTTGGATTTTCTGCAGGCACAAAAAAAGCTGGTAACATACCAACTGATTTATTTATTGCTGTGTTATTTTTGGTATGTATCACGTCAACTTGATAGTCAAGCAAAGCTGACGTGGACACAAATCACACAACTGCAAAATGCGCAGAATTAA
- the pnuC gene encoding nicotinamide riboside transporter PnuC: MNDFLTSTLSGFTAMSYWEYLAVALSMAYLLLAIKESLWCWPAAFFSTIIYTLLFWNGALLMESALNVYYMLMAIYGWAIWRYGNQHSKQGKLIQSWSVHRHVNIILVTSLVSVIFGFIMQNYTHADFAYLDSFTTCFAVVTTYLVAQKVLENWIYWIVIDAASMYLYFEKGYYPTLVLFIFYTIMAAWGFKTWHQQYHQQDRINAPI, from the coding sequence ATGAACGACTTTTTAACTAGTACACTCAGCGGGTTTACCGCCATGTCTTACTGGGAATACCTCGCGGTTGCCCTATCGATGGCTTACCTGCTGCTGGCGATAAAAGAAAGCTTATGGTGTTGGCCTGCGGCCTTTTTTAGCACCATCATTTATACATTACTGTTTTGGAATGGTGCGCTGCTAATGGAGTCCGCACTCAATGTTTACTACATGCTGATGGCGATTTATGGCTGGGCTATTTGGCGCTATGGTAATCAACATAGTAAGCAAGGGAAACTCATTCAAAGCTGGTCAGTCCATCGCCATGTCAATATTATTTTGGTGACGTCACTGGTGTCAGTGATATTTGGTTTTATAATGCAAAATTATACCCACGCGGATTTTGCCTATCTCGATAGCTTTACCACCTGCTTTGCCGTAGTGACCACCTACTTAGTGGCACAAAAAGTACTTGAGAATTGGATTTATTGGATAGTCATTGATGCCGCATCGATGTATTTGTACTTCGAAAAAGGATACTACCCGACTCTGGTGTTATTTATCTTTTACACGATAATGGCTGCATGGGGCTTTAAAACTTGGCATCAACAATATCACCAACAAGACCGGATTAATGCACCCATTTAA
- a CDS encoding TonB-dependent receptor produces the protein MNLRTSLIAIAISQAISLPLLADESEIERVVINGDFKNESIQTLSASASLFTDTEINQRNATYLDEILAAAANVNFTAGASRGRFVQIRGVGLRSQFVDPINPSVGVIIDGINYSGLGGAALLFDAQQVEIYRGPQGTRFGADALAGMINITTAEPTQEQHLKIKLGAGTYNSSEAGFAFGQGLTESTAAHGSVYQSKSDGFVSNPYLGVEDSQGRDEVVGRFKVAQQWSDEFSSLATVHYTDINNGYDGFTLDNSRTSVADEPGQDNQLSKALALNNVYTGLASADIAFNLTAMDSELLYSYDEDWVCNDAAQPVLCEAGLHDWGYSSTDAYYRDRTDHTAELTFSGKDQSWISGLYYQSRDVDLTRQYTWQSQDFTSAYKTENFALFGQYIHNLDEQTRLISGLRLEHYEGNYQDNNTVNDTTSDTMLGGKLAIEHDVKDRTMIYTSLSRGYKAGGVNGEALAKAQDEGLEIDPSNHYFDPEYLWNAEFGVKGTSRDNRTVLRLTAFYMYREDIQLKNWKVSGQKFAGYLDNASSGTNYGLEIDGSYQITDRISLTGSVGYLETKIKDFVTSSGLDKDGDEQAQAPKYQYAFNAHYILTDHISANIGIEGKDDYYFSDSHYSKSDSYNLVNARVAYQRDDWEVSVWARNVFDKDYAVRGFEFGNDPRDGYETHTYVQYGEPQVAGITFNYGF, from the coding sequence ATGAATCTACGTACCTCTTTAATAGCCATCGCGATCAGTCAAGCAATCTCATTACCACTCCTTGCTGATGAAAGCGAAATTGAACGTGTTGTAATTAATGGTGATTTCAAAAATGAAAGCATCCAAACGCTTAGTGCCAGCGCATCTTTGTTTACTGACACTGAAATTAACCAACGCAATGCGACTTATTTGGATGAAATTTTAGCTGCCGCTGCAAACGTTAACTTTACCGCGGGTGCATCACGTGGTCGTTTTGTGCAAATTCGCGGTGTCGGTTTGCGTTCTCAATTTGTTGACCCGATCAATCCTTCCGTCGGCGTGATTATTGATGGCATTAATTATTCAGGATTAGGTGGCGCGGCACTATTATTTGACGCGCAACAAGTCGAAATTTATCGCGGCCCTCAAGGCACACGCTTTGGTGCCGATGCACTAGCTGGCATGATTAATATCACTACCGCCGAACCAACCCAAGAGCAGCACCTGAAAATTAAACTGGGTGCCGGCACATACAACAGCTCAGAGGCAGGCTTTGCATTTGGCCAAGGCCTAACAGAATCAACTGCGGCACATGGTAGTGTTTACCAATCAAAAAGTGATGGCTTTGTTAGCAACCCGTACTTAGGTGTTGAAGATAGCCAAGGGCGCGATGAGGTCGTTGGCCGCTTTAAAGTCGCCCAGCAGTGGAGCGATGAGTTTTCGAGCTTAGCAACGGTACATTACACCGACATTAATAACGGCTACGATGGCTTTACCCTTGATAATAGCCGCACCAGTGTGGCTGATGAGCCAGGGCAAGATAATCAACTCAGTAAAGCGCTTGCATTAAATAATGTGTATACGGGTTTGGCCTCTGCCGATATCGCATTTAACCTGACCGCAATGGATTCAGAACTTCTGTACAGCTACGATGAAGACTGGGTCTGTAATGATGCAGCGCAACCTGTGTTATGTGAAGCGGGTTTACATGATTGGGGTTATAGCTCTACAGATGCGTATTATCGCGATCGTACTGATCACACGGCTGAACTCACCTTCTCTGGCAAAGATCAAAGTTGGATTTCGGGGCTTTATTACCAAAGCCGTGATGTTGATTTAACGCGTCAATATACTTGGCAATCGCAAGATTTTACTTCAGCTTATAAAACAGAAAACTTTGCTTTATTTGGTCAATATATTCATAACCTTGATGAGCAAACCCGCTTAATTTCAGGGCTGCGCTTGGAGCATTACGAAGGGAACTATCAAGACAATAATACTGTCAACGATACGACTTCTGATACTATGCTTGGCGGAAAATTAGCGATTGAACATGATGTCAAAGACCGCACCATGATTTATACCAGCCTATCACGCGGCTATAAAGCTGGCGGAGTCAATGGAGAAGCATTAGCCAAAGCACAAGACGAAGGCCTCGAAATTGATCCGAGTAATCATTACTTTGATCCTGAATACCTCTGGAATGCCGAGTTTGGTGTCAAAGGTACCTCTCGAGATAATCGCACAGTCCTGCGTTTAACTGCATTTTATATGTACCGTGAAGACATCCAGCTTAAAAATTGGAAAGTATCAGGGCAGAAATTTGCAGGTTACCTCGATAACGCAAGCTCAGGCACAAACTACGGCTTAGAAATTGATGGCTCGTACCAGATCACCGACCGCATCAGTCTCACAGGCAGTGTCGGCTATCTCGAAACCAAAATTAAGGACTTTGTCACTTCATCTGGTTTAGATAAAGATGGTGACGAGCAAGCGCAAGCGCCTAAATATCAATATGCCTTCAATGCTCATTACATCTTAACCGATCACATATCAGCGAATATTGGCATCGAAGGGAAAGATGATTATTACTTCTCTGATAGCCATTATTCAAAATCGGATAGCTACAACCTCGTCAATGCGCGAGTCGCCTATCAACGTGACGATTGGGAAGTGAGTGTTTGGGCACGCAACGTCTTTGATAAAGACTATGCAGTCCGTGGCTTTGAGTTTGGTAACGATCCGCGAGATGGCTATGAAACCCATACTTATGTTCAGTATGGCGAACCTCAAGTCGCAGGAATTACCTTCAACTATGGCTTTTAA
- a CDS encoding acyl-CoA thioesterase — MSFRIDLKVRDYECDLQGIVNNGVYFNYLEHARHEFLHANQIDFAKLAADKINLVVIRSEIDFKASLMPGDEFYILVTPKRTSKLKFAFEQQIYRTRDDKLVVSAVIIGTSVNERGRPFVSAEIDQVFPLQIE; from the coding sequence ATGAGCTTCCGAATAGACTTAAAAGTGCGTGATTATGAATGTGATTTACAAGGGATTGTAAATAATGGAGTGTATTTTAATTACTTAGAGCATGCTCGTCATGAATTTTTACATGCCAATCAAATTGATTTTGCCAAACTTGCAGCCGATAAAATTAATCTAGTGGTGATCCGCAGTGAAATTGATTTTAAAGCGTCGTTAATGCCGGGTGATGAGTTTTATATCCTTGTGACACCAAAGCGTACATCGAAATTGAAATTTGCGTTTGAGCAGCAGATTTATCGCACTCGTGACGATAAGCTGGTGGTTTCGGCTGTGATCATTGGTACTTCGGTGAATGAGCGAGGGCGTCCGTTTGTTTCAGCCGAAATCGATCAGGTTTTTCCATTGCAGATAGAGTGA
- a CDS encoding META domain-containing protein, producing the protein MKLAAIIVCFSLFFLIGCQSTQTTITQQLTPHTFQLMSVDQHTLANPTLTLRFNEGMRVNGFAGCNQFFGQGIISDDGFRVEQLGMTRKSCSTEINELEQLFFSMLSHTSTLKLNQDTLMLNGDNQLKFIKVTTHTE; encoded by the coding sequence ATGAAATTAGCCGCCATTATTGTCTGTTTTTCTCTGTTTTTTTTAATCGGTTGCCAATCGACTCAAACGACTATCACGCAACAGTTAACACCGCACACTTTTCAACTAATGAGTGTTGATCAACATACTCTCGCTAATCCAACACTCACATTGCGTTTTAACGAAGGCATGCGAGTCAATGGTTTTGCAGGTTGTAATCAATTTTTTGGCCAAGGCATTATCAGTGATGATGGTTTTCGTGTTGAGCAACTGGGTATGACTCGAAAAAGTTGCTCTACAGAGATAAATGAGTTGGAGCAATTGTTTTTTTCAATGTTGAGTCACACCTCAACTCTTAAACTCAACCAAGACACCTTAATGCTTAATGGCGATAATCAGCTTAAGTTTATAAAAGTGACGACTCACACTGAATAA